The following proteins come from a genomic window of Geomonas sp. RF6:
- a CDS encoding sigma-54-dependent transcriptional regulator, with translation MPQKILIVDDDSSFRRVLEYNLQQEGYEVHTAADGEKGLALFGELNPPLVITDLKMPGMSGFQLLSAVKERSPATVVIVLTAFGAIDTAVEAMKLGAFDYLTKPVNREELKLTVAKGLQLQGLSEENRLLKQELSEKVDFRNIVGISKAMESVFAVVRKVADTEATVLITGESGTGKELVARAIHAGSSRRNAPFVAVNCAAIPRDLLESELFGHLKGAFTGAIRDKAGKFQLAEGGTIFLDEVGDLPLDLQPKLLRVLQERVVEPVGGRGEEKLDVRVLAATNAELEQSIAQGKFREDLFYRLSVIPLELPPLRQRPEDIELLVRYFTSKYGGEGVTFSRDALEELQRYSWPGNVRELENTVERLLIMRNGNVIGREELPEKITASPVKTEGNRLPPGGYSLEQLEMEVVLEALERNGWNQTAAARFLRIPRHTLIYRMEKYNIMQQGRKK, from the coding sequence ATGCCCCAGAAAATTCTCATTGTGGATGACGACAGTTCCTTTCGCCGGGTCCTCGAATACAACCTGCAGCAGGAAGGGTATGAGGTCCATACAGCCGCCGACGGCGAGAAGGGGCTCGCACTCTTTGGCGAACTCAATCCCCCCCTGGTCATCACCGACCTGAAGATGCCCGGGATGAGCGGGTTTCAGCTCCTCTCGGCGGTGAAGGAGCGCTCTCCAGCCACCGTGGTGATAGTCCTTACCGCCTTCGGCGCGATCGATACGGCGGTGGAGGCGATGAAGCTCGGCGCCTTCGACTATCTCACCAAGCCGGTGAACCGCGAAGAGCTGAAGCTCACGGTGGCAAAGGGGCTGCAGCTTCAGGGGCTCTCGGAGGAGAACCGGCTGCTCAAGCAGGAGCTCTCCGAGAAGGTCGACTTCAGGAACATCGTCGGCATCTCCAAGGCTATGGAGTCTGTTTTCGCAGTTGTGCGCAAGGTCGCGGACACAGAGGCCACCGTCCTTATCACCGGGGAGTCGGGAACGGGGAAGGAGCTCGTCGCCCGCGCCATCCATGCAGGCTCCTCCCGGCGCAATGCCCCCTTTGTGGCGGTAAACTGCGCCGCCATCCCCCGCGACCTCCTGGAGAGCGAACTCTTCGGCCACCTGAAGGGGGCCTTCACCGGGGCGATCCGGGACAAGGCGGGGAAGTTCCAGCTCGCAGAGGGGGGCACCATCTTTCTCGACGAGGTCGGCGACCTCCCCCTCGATCTCCAGCCAAAGCTCCTGCGCGTGCTGCAGGAGCGGGTCGTGGAGCCGGTGGGGGGGCGCGGCGAGGAAAAGCTGGACGTTCGCGTCCTCGCAGCAACGAACGCCGAACTGGAGCAGTCGATCGCGCAGGGAAAATTCCGTGAGGACCTCTTCTACCGCCTCTCGGTGATCCCCCTGGAGCTCCCCCCCCTGCGGCAGAGGCCCGAGGACATCGAGCTCCTCGTGCGCTACTTCACCTCCAAGTACGGCGGCGAAGGGGTGACCTTCTCGCGCGATGCGCTGGAAGAGCTGCAGCGCTACAGCTGGCCTGGAAACGTGCGGGAGCTGGAAAATACGGTCGAGCGCCTTCTCATCATGAGAAACGGCAACGTGATAGGGAGAGAGGAGCTGCCGGAGAAGATCACTGCGTCACCGGTGAAGACGGAGGGGAATCGCCTCCCGCCGGGGGGATATTCGCTGGAGCAGCTGGAGATGGAGGTGGTCCTCGAGGCGCTGGAGCGCAACGGCTGGAACCAGACCGCTGCGGCGCGTTTCCTGAGGATTCCGCGTCACACCCTTATTTACCGCATGGAGAAGTACAATATAATGCAGCAGGGGAGGAAAAAATGA
- a CDS encoding TlpA disulfide reductase family protein: MKLWWIRALFCVTLALSGCSRSEAPAIEGNAAPDFTLKDLSGRDVSLSSLKGKVVLVNFWATWCPPCREEIPSMVRLNKGMDGQPFQMLAISVNDGGKKEVDPFLKDSNTVLPVLLDADQKVAKRYGTTGVPETFVVDKKGIIVKKVIGPLEWDRPEVVGALKELAAK; this comes from the coding sequence ATGAAGCTTTGGTGGATCCGGGCGCTCTTTTGCGTCACGCTGGCGCTTTCCGGTTGTTCACGCAGCGAGGCCCCCGCTATCGAAGGTAACGCGGCGCCGGACTTCACGCTGAAGGACCTGAGCGGGCGCGACGTCTCCCTTTCCTCCCTGAAGGGGAAGGTGGTGCTGGTGAATTTCTGGGCGACCTGGTGCCCCCCCTGCCGCGAGGAGATCCCCTCCATGGTGCGGCTCAACAAGGGGATGGACGGTCAGCCGTTCCAGATGCTGGCAATATCGGTGAATGACGGAGGGAAGAAGGAAGTTGACCCCTTCCTGAAAGACTCGAACACCGTCCTCCCGGTCCTGCTGGACGCGGACCAGAAGGTCGCCAAACGGTACGGCACGACGGGGGTGCCGGAGACTTTCGTCGTGGACAAGAAGGGTATCATAGTAAAGAAGGTTATCGGGCCGTTGGAGTGGGACAGACCAGAGGTGGTGGGAGCGCTGAAGGAGCTCGCCGCGAAGTAG
- a CDS encoding cytochrome c biogenesis CcdA family protein, with translation MPGNEITMIGAFIAGLLSFLSPCVLPLIPSYITYLTGLSFADLQAEHPTHKVRQQTVLHSLLFIAGFTFVFVLLGVSATLIGGFLQSHMTAIRRAGGVLIVLFGAHVSGVLNIGSLLGEKRLTIHRKPAGYTGSFLVGIAFAAGWTPCIGPVLASILMVAATEETVTRGVVLLLAYSMGLAIPFFLSALAMHQFLVLFARFKRYIRLFEIITGIFLMIVGVLLFTNYLTIFSRYMSSLYGE, from the coding sequence ATGCCAGGAAACGAAATAACCATGATCGGGGCGTTTATCGCCGGGCTCCTCTCTTTTCTCTCGCCGTGCGTGCTCCCGCTTATCCCGTCCTACATCACCTATCTTACCGGCCTCTCCTTTGCCGACCTGCAGGCTGAGCACCCCACCCACAAGGTGAGGCAGCAGACGGTGCTGCACTCTCTCCTCTTCATCGCCGGCTTCACCTTTGTCTTCGTGCTCCTCGGTGTCTCCGCGACCCTCATCGGCGGTTTCCTGCAGTCGCACATGACGGCTATCCGCAGGGCAGGCGGGGTGCTGATCGTCCTCTTCGGGGCGCACGTCAGCGGAGTGCTCAACATCGGGTCGCTCTTGGGGGAAAAGCGACTGACGATCCACCGCAAGCCGGCGGGGTATACCGGGAGCTTTCTCGTGGGGATCGCCTTTGCCGCCGGATGGACCCCCTGCATCGGACCGGTCCTCGCATCGATCCTCATGGTCGCCGCCACGGAGGAGACGGTGACGCGCGGAGTCGTACTCCTTCTCGCCTACTCCATGGGTCTTGCCATTCCCTTTTTCCTCTCCGCTCTCGCCATGCACCAGTTCCTGGTGCTTTTCGCCCGCTTCAAGCGGTACATACGCCTCTTCGAGATCATCACCGGTATCTTCCTGATGATCGTGGGGGTGCTCCTCTTTACCAATTACCTGACCATTTTCAGCAGATACATGAGCTCCTTGTACGGCGAGTAG
- a CDS encoding VOC family protein yields the protein MVIQLAVADLGATQAFYEGILDMPVERALTPPGAPEHLVMEWEGAQVIFVEEADVLRAHPVLIDRLTSFPKGVGMTLHLTVTGIEEIYLALQEEELDLLYLLEKKPYGTLELWCFDPDGYLVVLEERVGGERRGGGAR from the coding sequence ATGGTGATACAGCTGGCAGTGGCTGATCTCGGGGCGACGCAGGCTTTTTACGAGGGGATCCTCGACATGCCGGTGGAGCGCGCCCTGACCCCTCCCGGTGCGCCGGAGCATCTGGTGATGGAGTGGGAGGGGGCACAGGTAATCTTCGTCGAGGAGGCGGACGTGTTGAGGGCCCATCCGGTGCTGATCGACCGCCTCACCAGCTTTCCGAAAGGGGTGGGGATGACGCTGCACCTGACGGTAACCGGGATCGAGGAGATTTATCTCGCCCTGCAGGAGGAGGAACTCGATCTCCTGTATCTCCTGGAGAAAAAGCCGTACGGCACGCTGGAATTGTGGTGTTTTGACCCGGACGGATATCTGGTCGTGCTGGAGGAGAGGGTAGGGGGGGAACGAAGGGGCGGCGGAGCCCGCTGA